A region from the Geobacillus vulcani PSS1 genome encodes:
- a CDS encoding threonine/serine exporter family protein, with product MMIVQLLLSFVASSLFGVIFNIPKRLLPHSGFVGMSGWAMYMAAARSGVDGVAATFVAAFFVAFVSNGFARRYRTPATIFVVSGIIPLVPGGTAFEAMRHVVMNDYNAAISLAAKAFMISGAIAMGLIFSEVVNQLAKRRP from the coding sequence ATGATGATTGTGCAGCTGTTGCTTAGCTTTGTGGCGTCATCGCTGTTTGGCGTCATTTTCAATATTCCGAAACGATTGCTGCCTCACAGTGGATTTGTCGGCATGAGCGGCTGGGCGATGTATATGGCCGCCGCCCGGTCGGGGGTGGACGGTGTTGCTGCCACGTTTGTAGCGGCGTTTTTCGTCGCTTTTGTAAGCAACGGGTTCGCCCGCCGCTATCGAACGCCGGCGACTATTTTTGTCGTGTCCGGCATTATTCCCCTTGTGCCGGGCGGAACAGCGTTTGAGGCGATGCGCCATGTTGTCATGAACGATTACAATGCGGCCATTTCACTAGCGGCGAAAGCGTTCATGATTTCTGGGGCGATTGCGATGGGGCTCATTTTTTCTGAGGTCGTCAACCAACTGGCAAAACGTCGCCCTTAA
- a CDS encoding M20 peptidase aminoacylase family protein — protein sequence MKEIVQQMKAELWEIFDHLHRHPEISWEEWQTTEFVRQELEREGYRVRTFADCPGVVAEIGAGPFTVGVRSDMDALWQEVDGVWQPNHACGHDAHMTVVLGVAKLLRRIGYEPPGTLRFLFQPAEEKGTGALKMMEKGAADGLAFLYGVHLRPVQEVKSGYAAPAILHGAAQCIEGRIRGVAAHAARPHLGVNVIEVGSAIVQELGKIHIDPQVPASIKMTKFHAGEKDANTIPDYAEFALDLRAQTNEAMERLIEGLRHVINGVAAIYGADIELIERTRIVAANPDPDAVRLMEEAIITTLGTEKCVPPVVTSGGEDFHFYSFKKPELKTTMLGLGCDLHPGLHHPNMTFRREDLLSGVEILARVVMNTFAMFVPQGENERASVAANH from the coding sequence ATGAAAGAAATTGTCCAGCAGATGAAAGCGGAGCTATGGGAGATTTTCGATCACCTTCATCGTCATCCAGAAATCAGTTGGGAGGAGTGGCAGACGACGGAATTTGTTCGTCAGGAGCTGGAGCGCGAAGGGTATCGGGTGCGGACGTTTGCCGATTGCCCGGGCGTGGTGGCAGAAATCGGCGCCGGCCCGTTTACGGTCGGGGTGCGCAGCGACATGGACGCTCTTTGGCAAGAAGTCGACGGCGTTTGGCAGCCGAACCATGCGTGCGGGCATGACGCTCACATGACGGTCGTGCTTGGGGTGGCGAAATTGCTTCGCCGCATCGGCTATGAGCCGCCCGGGACGCTCCGGTTTTTGTTTCAGCCGGCCGAAGAAAAAGGCACAGGGGCGTTGAAGATGATGGAAAAGGGAGCGGCCGATGGCTTAGCGTTTTTGTATGGCGTTCATTTACGTCCGGTTCAGGAAGTCAAAAGCGGATACGCGGCGCCGGCGATCCTTCACGGGGCGGCGCAATGCATCGAAGGTCGAATTCGCGGTGTAGCGGCGCATGCCGCGCGGCCACACTTAGGCGTCAACGTCATTGAGGTCGGCAGCGCCATTGTCCAAGAGCTCGGCAAAATTCATATCGACCCACAAGTGCCAGCGTCGATCAAGATGACAAAGTTTCACGCTGGTGAAAAAGATGCGAACACGATCCCGGACTACGCGGAATTTGCCCTTGATTTGCGGGCGCAAACGAACGAGGCGATGGAGCGGCTCATCGAGGGGCTGCGCCATGTGATCAACGGGGTCGCTGCGATTTACGGAGCTGATATTGAGCTTATTGAGCGGACGCGCATCGTCGCCGCTAATCCTGATCCAGATGCTGTGCGGCTGATGGAGGAGGCGATTATCACGACTTTGGGGACGGAAAAGTGCGTTCCGCCGGTCGTGACGTCGGGAGGGGAGGATTTCCATTTTTATTCCTTTAAAAAACCGGAGCTGAAAACGACGATGCTCGGATTGGGATGCGACTTGCATCCGGGGCTCCATCACCCGAACATGACATTCCGGCGCGAGGATTTGCTTTCCGGCGTGGAAATTTTGGCGCGGGTTGTGATGAATACGTTTGCGATGTTTGTGCCGCAGGGGGAGAACGAGCGTGCCTCTGTCGCTGCAAATCATTGA
- a CDS encoding threonine/serine exporter family protein, whose translation MTERVDDIVDVCLLAGKLMLESGGETYRVEDTMGRIAASFGVSRSHSYVTPTGIMFSVEGTNVTRFIRISERSTDLSKVALVNHISRRISSGELSLDGARKELERVQQQPLGYPLWQQTAAAAAASACFASLLGGMNHFLPSLLSGGMAFWCFEMMHRLVKIRFFAEFFAAFVAGGIVLLMERAGFVGDIGNMMIGSVMPLVPGLAITNAVRDLMAGHLIAGLSRGAEAFLTAFAIGTGIAFILSIR comes from the coding sequence ATGACGGAGCGGGTGGATGACATTGTAGATGTTTGTTTATTGGCGGGAAAATTGATGCTTGAAAGCGGTGGGGAGACATACCGGGTGGAAGATACGATGGGGCGTATTGCCGCTTCGTTTGGTGTCTCCCGCTCTCACAGTTATGTGACCCCAACGGGCATCATGTTTTCCGTTGAGGGAACGAATGTAACACGGTTTATTCGCATTTCCGAGCGTTCGACCGATTTATCCAAGGTGGCGCTTGTCAACCACATTTCCCGCCGCATCAGCAGCGGCGAACTGTCGCTCGATGGAGCGCGCAAAGAACTGGAACGTGTTCAGCAACAGCCACTCGGTTATCCGCTTTGGCAGCAAACCGCTGCCGCAGCGGCGGCGAGCGCTTGTTTTGCCTCGCTGTTAGGCGGCATGAATCATTTTCTCCCTTCCCTTCTTTCCGGTGGAATGGCGTTTTGGTGTTTTGAAATGATGCATCGGCTCGTGAAAATCCGGTTCTTCGCTGAATTTTTTGCCGCTTTTGTCGCCGGTGGGATCGTGTTGTTGATGGAAAGGGCCGGATTTGTCGGAGACATAGGAAACATGATGATTGGCTCGGTGATGCCGCTCGTGCCGGGGCTGGCGATTACCAATGCGGTGCGCGATTTAATGGCCGGCCATTTGATCGCCGGTTTGTCGCGCGGTGCTGAAGCATTTTTAACCGCGTTTGCGATCGGCACCGGCATTGCCTTTATTTTATCGATTCGTTAG
- a CDS encoding GNAT family N-acetyltransferase — translation MPLSLQIIETIEQLKEMARLEEEIWGTAPIPLHQTLTAAKNGGLIIGAYADGKLVGFVYSFPGFRNGEVYLCSHMMGIAESFRDRGLGYRLKMKQAEEARRRGYRVIRWTYDPLQSRNGYLNLAKLGAAAVGYVENCYGEMNDVLNGQLPSDRFIVEWRLDERPTGERSLATADFLKARSLAVLDADQKADGLLRPVLKDVDEKAAPLLLAAVPLDFPQLKERDLALALEWRLTTRALFQRLLTEGWIAASAWRRSGEPAMYYIWMRRNEWLPQKGEEE, via the coding sequence GTGCCTCTGTCGCTGCAAATCATTGAGACGATCGAACAGTTGAAAGAGATGGCCAGGCTTGAGGAGGAGATTTGGGGAACAGCACCGATTCCGCTCCATCAAACGCTGACGGCGGCGAAAAACGGCGGCTTGATCATCGGGGCGTATGCGGACGGGAAGCTCGTCGGCTTTGTCTACAGCTTTCCTGGGTTTCGGAACGGGGAAGTGTATCTTTGCTCCCATATGATGGGGATTGCCGAATCGTTTCGTGATCGTGGCCTCGGCTATCGTTTGAAAATGAAACAGGCGGAAGAAGCGCGACGGCGTGGTTATCGGGTCATCCGCTGGACGTACGATCCGCTGCAAAGCCGCAACGGCTACCTGAACCTAGCGAAGTTGGGGGCGGCAGCCGTCGGCTATGTGGAGAATTGCTACGGCGAAATGAATGACGTGTTGAACGGTCAACTGCCGTCCGACCGCTTCATTGTCGAATGGCGGCTTGATGAGCGTCCGACCGGGGAGCGGAGCTTGGCTACAGCCGATTTTCTCAAGGCCAGAAGTCTGGCGGTGCTCGATGCAGACCAAAAGGCTGACGGCCTGTTGCGGCCGGTGCTGAAGGACGTCGATGAAAAAGCGGCGCCGTTATTGTTGGCTGCGGTTCCGCTTGACTTTCCGCAGTTGAAAGAGCGGGATCTGGCGTTGGCGCTTGAGTGGCGGCTGACGACGCGCGCTCTGTTTCAGCGGCTGCTCACGGAAGGCTGGATTGCCGCCAGCGCTTGGCGCCGTTCCGGGGAGCCGGCGATGTATTACATATGGATGCGGAGAAACGAATGGCTGCCGCAGAAAGGGGAAGAGGAATGA
- the menC gene encoding o-succinylbenzoate synthase — translation MTISIEYVILRHLHMELKSPFTTSFGTFQTKEFLLVEAVDRDGVSGWGESVAFAAPWYSEETVKTNWHMLEDFLVPLVLAEPIDHPEELSTRFAAIRQNHMAKAALEGAVWDLYAKRLGVPLYQALGGTKKEIEVGVSIGIQPTVGDLLRVIERYVAQGYRRIKVKIKPGWDVDVIREVRRVFPNVPLMADANSAYTLADADRLKALDEFGLMMIEQPLAADDLIDHARLQPLLETPICLDESVRSYDDARKALDLGSCRIINIKIGRVGGLGEAKRIHDLCAERGVPVWCGGMLEAGVGRAHNIAITTLENFTLPGDTAASSHYWERDLIIPEVEVDDGLIRVPTAPGIGYDVDRRQVERYTQFSKVLHQATT, via the coding sequence ATGACGATCAGCATTGAGTACGTCATATTGCGCCATTTGCACATGGAGTTGAAGTCGCCGTTTACAACGAGCTTCGGCACGTTTCAAACGAAAGAGTTTCTTTTAGTGGAAGCGGTCGATCGCGACGGCGTTTCCGGCTGGGGCGAATCGGTCGCGTTTGCCGCCCCGTGGTACAGCGAGGAAACGGTGAAAACGAACTGGCATATGCTCGAGGACTTCCTTGTCCCGCTTGTGCTGGCGGAGCCGATCGATCATCCAGAGGAATTGTCCACGCGCTTTGCCGCCATCCGCCAAAACCATATGGCGAAAGCGGCGCTTGAAGGAGCGGTGTGGGATTTATATGCCAAGCGGCTCGGCGTCCCGCTTTATCAAGCTCTCGGGGGGACGAAAAAGGAGATTGAAGTCGGCGTCAGCATCGGCATTCAGCCGACGGTGGGCGACTTGCTGCGGGTCATTGAACGGTATGTGGCGCAAGGATATCGGCGAATCAAGGTGAAAATAAAGCCCGGATGGGATGTCGATGTCATTCGCGAGGTGCGGCGCGTGTTTCCGAACGTGCCGCTCATGGCCGATGCCAATTCGGCGTACACGCTTGCCGATGCGGATCGACTGAAAGCGCTTGATGAATTCGGATTGATGATGATCGAACAGCCGCTTGCCGCCGATGATCTCATCGATCATGCGCGATTGCAGCCGCTCCTTGAGACGCCGATTTGCCTTGATGAAAGCGTTCGTTCCTATGACGATGCGCGCAAGGCGCTGGACCTTGGCAGCTGCCGCATCATCAATATCAAAATTGGGCGTGTCGGCGGGCTTGGGGAGGCGAAGCGCATCCACGATCTTTGTGCTGAGCGCGGCGTGCCGGTTTGGTGCGGGGGAATGCTCGAAGCGGGCGTCGGGCGCGCCCACAATATTGCGATCACGACGTTGGAAAACTTTACCCTTCCTGGCGACACCGCCGCGTCGTCCCACTATTGGGAGCGGGATTTGATCATTCCGGAAGTCGAAGTGGATGACGGCTTGATTCGCGTGCCGACCGCTCCTGGCATCGGCTACGACGTCGACCGCCGCCAAGTCGAGCGGTATACGCAGTTTTCCAAGGTGCTGCATCAGGCGACGACATAA